From one Musa acuminata AAA Group cultivar baxijiao chromosome BXJ2-6, Cavendish_Baxijiao_AAA, whole genome shotgun sequence genomic stretch:
- the LOC103988703 gene encoding protein OCTOPUS-like: MTVENESHRHHHQLLPPLQPQRRIPSSTCDLHPGETVTGFCASCLRERLAGLEAPAAASGRRSTSALRSVFSMVTVGAGPAAGPSSLRRSKSFSFSRGGDVFSAQRPRASALEPQRRSCDVRGRSTLWSLFHQDDRDRVGQNPSIPPFSSSSSSSTSTSSAAAAATAPSTSGAIEVDCRNQGLPGPSLAPPVSGTCEEYEIGHEIRPIGTSGEINEEGKGAAEEEMELKPMKDHINLDSEQQQQHQAKKPPQKDFKEIASSVWLAASVFSKKLQKWRRRQKPKNQGGEATMPAEEPPKTSRRFHDTQSEVAMDCSGRRSCDTDPRFSLDAARMSIDDPRFSWDEPRASWDGYLIGGRSVFPRLPPILSVVEDAPAPAVQRSDYLIPVEADAAIPGGSAQTRDYYLDSSSQRRRSLDRSSSIREQPVEISEPKPVSNSRVSPAGGMDFFPFHHGASLEREVKDWSSNSLRDDYSGSFESAFRDLNKGASPKKSSRWSKAWNIWGLLQRRNSSRGEANMVDRSLSESWPELRCKSTNGRILRSNSSVSSRVSSHANAGYGVMRTSSMRSSGNDKKKSRDEPVLERNRSARYSPNHIENGMLRFYLTPKRNARRNGVSASRRQMMPSPYLARSMLGLY, translated from the coding sequence ATGACGGTCGAGAACGAGAGCCATCGACACCACCACCAACTCTTGCCGCCTCTGCAACCTCAAAGACGCATCCCTTCGTCCACGTGCGACCTGCACCCGGGCGAGACGGTCACCGGCTTCTGCGCCTCCTGCCTCCGCGAGCGCCTCGCGGGGCTCGAGGCACCTGCCGCAGCCTCCGGCCGTAGGTCCACCTCTGCCCTTCGATCCGTCTTCTCCATGGTCACCGTCGGCGCGGGCCCTGCCGCCGGGCCGTCCTCCCTCCGCCGCTCCAAGTCCTTCTCGTTCAGCCGTGGCGGCGACGTCTTCTCGGCGCAGCGGCCCCGCGCATCCGCCTTGGAACCCCAGCGCAGGTCCTGCGACGTCCGCGGCCGCAGCACCCTTTGGTCCCTCTTCCATCAGGACGACCGGGACAGGGTGGGTCAGAACCCTTCCATCccacccttctcctcctcctcctcttcctccacctcaaCCTcctccgcggcggcggcggcgacggcgccGTCCACGAGCGGAGCGATCGAGGTGGACTGCCGGAACCAAGGGCTTCCGGGCCCCTCCCTCGCTCCTCCAGTGTCCGGAACATGCGAAGAGTATGAGATCGGCCATGAGATCAGGCCCATTGGAACCTCGGGGGAGATAAATGAGGAAGGAAAGGGAGCAGCGGAGGAGGAAATGGAGCTGAAGCCGATGAAGGACCACATAAATCTCGACtccgagcagcagcagcagcatcaggcGAAGAAGCCACCGCAAAAGGACTTCAAGGAGATCGCCAGCAGCGTCTGGCTCGCCGCCTCCGTCTTCAGCAAAAAGCTCCAGAAATGGCGGAGAAGACAGAAGCCAAAGAACCAAGGTGGCGAAGCGACAATGCCGGCGGAGGAACCCCCTAAAACGTCGCGGCGGTTCCACGACACGCAGTCGGAAGTCGCCATGGACTGCTCCGGCCGAAGATCCTGCGACACCGACCCCCGCTTCTCTCTGGACGCCGCCCGGATGTCCATCGACGACCCCAGGTTCTCCTGGGACGAGCCGAGGGCCTCATGGGACGGCTACCTGATCGGAGGCCGATCAGTGTTCCCTCGTCTCCCTCCCATTCTCTCCGTCGTCGAGGACGCCCCTGCCCCGGCAGTCCAGCGGTCGGACTACCTTATCCCCGTCGAGGCAGATGCCGCCATCCCAGGCGGGTCGGCACAGACCCGGGACTACTACTTGGATTCATCCAGCCAGCGCCGGCGAAGCCTTGACCGATCGAGCTCCATCAGGGAGCAGCCTGTCGAGATCAGTGAGCCAAAGCCGGTCTCCAACAGCAGAGTATCCCCTGCAGGCGGCATGGACTTCTTCCCCTTCCACCATGGTGCCTCACTTGAGCGGGAGGTAAAAGATTGGAGCTCAAATTCCCTGAGAGATGATTACTCCGGCAGTTTTGAGTCAGCTTTTAGGGACCTTAACAAAGGTGCTTCCCCGAAGAAGTCAAGTAGGTGGAGCAAAGCATGGAACATTTGGGGGCTTCTTCAGCGAAGAAATAGTAGCAGAGGAGAAGCCAATATGGTTGACAGATCCTTGTCAGAGTCATGGCCGGAGCTGCGGTGCAAGAGCACCAATGGCAGGATTCTAAGGAGTAACAGCAGTGTAAGCTCGAGGGTCTCTTCTCATGCCAATGCTGGGTATGGGGTGATGCGGACGAGCAGCATGAGGTCCAGTGGGAATGATAAGAAGAAGAGTAGAGATGAACCCGTTCTGGAGAGGAATAGAAGTGCTAGATATTCTCCAAACCATATTGAGAACGGTATGCTGCGGTTTTACTTGACACCAAAGCGAAATGCACGGAGGAATGGAGTTTCAGCTAGCCGAAGGCAGATGATGCCTTCGCCTTACCTTGCAAGAAGCATGCTAGGACTGTATTGA